One region of Quercus lobata isolate SW786 chromosome 2, ValleyOak3.0 Primary Assembly, whole genome shotgun sequence genomic DNA includes:
- the LOC115974190 gene encoding uncharacterized protein LOC115974190, whose translation MGSIAEEELLQMVRDFIESDSASPFSLPSSKPLSHNDHPPYLTLKEILGRAMEAEVEVLEKILMYMRDISGDHTNHMKKWLVTKLKMDGYEASLCKTSWLSSFGHSKVVQCTGDYEYIDVMVRDSNGDDEEPTRLIVDVDFKSQFEVARPTAAYKELINTLPSVFVGSEEKLNQIISLLCSAAKKSLKERGLHVPPWRKANYMRSKWLSKECKKVSLSTNMDLGMVSKE comes from the exons ATGGGTAGCATAGCAGAAGAAGAACTACTTCAAATGGTCAGAGATTTCATAGAATCAGATTCAGCCTCACCCTTCTCACTTCCATCTTCAAAACCACTCTCTCACAATGATCACCCCCCATATCTCACTTTAAAG GAGATTCTTGGGAGGGCCATGGAGGCTGAGGTTGAGGTCCTTGAGAAAATATTGATGTACATGAGAGATATTTCAGGGGATCATACTAATCATATGAAGAAATGGTTGgtgacaaaattgaaaatggATGGTTATGAAGCTTCTCTCTGTAAAACTTCTTGGCTCTCCTCTTTTGGTCACTCcaaag ttgtCCAATGCACAGGTGATTATGAATATATTGATGTCATGGTGAGAGATAGCAATGGTGATGATGAGGAACCAACAAGGCTGATTGTAGATGTGGATTTTAAGTCTCAGTTTGAAGTGGCAAGGCCTACAGCAGCTTACAAAGAACTGATCAACACTCTACCTTCAGTCTTTGTTGggagtgaagaaaagctcaaccAGATTATCTCTCTGCTTTGCTCAGCTGCAAAGAAGTCACTAAAAGAGAGGGGTCTTCACGTTCCTCCTTGGAGAAAAGCCAACTACATGAGGTCCAAGTGGCTTTCCAAAGAATGCAAGAAAGTCTCACTCTCAACGAACATGGATTTGGGTATGGTGAGTAAAGAGTGA